Sequence from the Besnoitia besnoiti strain Bb-Ger1 chromosome Unknown contig00014, whole genome shotgun sequence genome:
AAACACCTATAGAGGCTTAGCCACGGCGGCACACATTCGTCTGCGGCCCTCGAGACTGGTATCTGAATCCTGGCACACAACTGCAGACTGAGCGTAGCGCTGAGGCTCATCAGTGACTCCAGTGGGAAGCCGCAGCATCGCGCGGCAGTGCTAAGGCTTTGCCTTACTATGGCATGGGAAACGAGTGCTGTTCTACAGGACGGACACCGATAAAGAGAGCGAATAGAATAGACGACATACAACTCGAATGGACCACGCCGTCAGATTCGGCCGGGTAACATTGCAACAAGAGGCCGCCAGTAATCACCGTGATCGCAGTCAGCTCTCTTCGAAAACGCACAAGAGTAACCCAGCTATCAGGGATACGAGGCCAGCAGGCATTCCACAGCGATGCACTGCCTTCAGTGGCTACCCAAATCGACTAAAGAATCCGCTCCGCACCGGCACACAGCGCCACTCGTCCAATCAGTCTGTCGCAGTCCCGGGCCTGATCAGAGCTTTTTTATGCTTGTGGAGATACCCAGCCGAACGCTGTGGCGCCcgtcggctggcggcgcgtcgggTGGCTATACTCTTCTGTCAGCGTGGGGGTGATCGCACGACTTCTGCCCATATAGAGTGGAGCCTACGAGTGTGCATTCATTTACTGTTGGAAAGACGCCCAGGCAAGGCTGCACATATGTCACGTCTGTTGTTGGTGATGCGGTCATAATGGAACCCCCGTCCTGCGGCCGTCCACTCGGCTGTGCTGCCCACCGTGTGATCAAGTGCTGGCACGACGCGTTTCCTCAATAGTATATATATTCGGTATCTTTGTTTTTTCGCGCGGCTGGATGGCTTAGGTGTTGTCACGGGGCTGACACGTTGTCTAGATGAGAGCCCGTGCCCCTGTTATGGCTTGCTGCATTTGCTTGAGGCGCAGGTATACGTGCCCAGTGGATGTATGTCCGATGCTGGCGCCAGCACACACGGTACGTTTCTCTCTACCAGATCGCAGTACAAGATGCAATTTTCCACTGCATCTGGGATGTGTGCCGTTGAATGACTTAGCTGCTGCCCACAGTTGCCAGGGCAATGTCTCGGCAGACCATTTAGGGCGAAAGAAGCAAATGGCTGTTGCTCGTGTGGTGCCGCCGATTGCTCtggacgcagaagaaactGCTGAGTCCTCCATCCCACAGGAATACAATCGATTACGTTCACCAACTTCAGCTTAATAGCAAAGCTACCGGGGTTCCGGCTCTCTACGTCCACCGGCGGGCCGCCGTCTAGACGGTCTCACGTGTGGGCACTGTGAAAACAGCTCCACGGCGGCCGAGGCTCTCTGAATCCACCAAACCCTCACTTACAAGGGTTCGTTGCAGCTTATCAAAGAAATCAAAGAACTTACAGAGAACACCTAGCTTTGAGCCTTTCCAGTAAACGACGACAATGCTGACTCGGTCGTTGATGCCAGGCACAGCCCGGGCCGCGTTGATGGCCCCATTGCGAGGAAACAATTTGCGTTGTTGGCCCCGGCGATGCACGCGCAAGGATAAACCAGGCAGAAGCGTGGCAAGCCGCAACTGGAGTCACATGAGAACATCGGGTTCCCTTTTTGACTGCCCGTGCTGGCCAGGCACCTAGCGAAACGGCTTCGGGAGACTGCATCGGAGGCACGTCCGCAACAAGCAGCACGCAGAACCCAGGCATCCCGCcatccgcgccgcgggcatTGGGTCCGTTCTCTGCATCTGTGATTCACGGCGTTTTGAATCAAAAACAGGGTGATGCAGGAGATCGCGGACAAGGCGAATCTCAACAATCCTGTGGGAGCGGCCATGTAAGCCATTGCTACCCGCACATGCCGATGAAATGGAACTGAACAAATTTAAGAAGGAAGCTCCCTGCTCTGGGTCTAATAGGGCGCCTTCTCGGCCGTGGTGGCGCATGTAACGACAGTAGCTCCTACGCGTGGACTGCGGCGACGTGACTCGGGAACCACAGTGGCTGTTGCAAGTATGTTGGGCGGCGGACAGGCTTGCCGCAATACCGGGCGTGGCCTACAGTACATGCTGCAATGGAAGCATGGTGCGCTCATCACTGTTGTGCTTCGTGGTGTACAGGTCAGGCGTCGGACACAGACTCAACAGTTGGAGAGCTAAAGGCTGATCTTGCCTCTGGCGGCTCTGCACCTGCGTACTCAGCGCTCGCAAAATTTGTTGATGTTCGGGGCTTTGGGACAATGCCGCTTGATATGCTCGCGTACCACCTCTCGAAGCGCCAGGCTGTGGAGATTCGTAGAGAGTGGGAGAGCGAGTATCGCTACGTCGTGCTCTACGTTGGCCGCGCGATGGTGAACAGACGCCAACTGCTCAGCCAGTCGCACCTCGAGGAAGCGGCAACCAATGCACGAAAAGGTTTCGACATCAAGCAGGCGCAAGGCTGCAACGTGCCATGAAGCTAGAGAACCGGGCGAACGAATCAGTACAGAAGCTCTTGGCAATCGGTGTACATTCACCTGtccgagaagaagagagtgcTGGTGCTGGTCTGGAACATCAAGACAGGACCATTTCACGCGGTGGACTCGGTACCAATGGTGACCGCTTTCCCACCTGAAAGAGGTACAACAGTTGAGTTGCAGATGCGGCGAATCATTCCCCAGAAAAGTTTTTTCGGAAAAGCCTGCGGTATGATTTCAAAATCATGCATCGTCTTCGTAGCCCGAGTGGTTAGCCCCGCAGGCAGTAGCAGCGCGGCTATCCCGCATGGAACATGTGCCCGGCAGATATCGCTGTTCACACCTCATCACCAGCGGTTGTTCAGATGCCTGTTGCCTGCCGTTTGGCACTGTCAAGAGCTCCAGCCCTCAGTGCCACGCAAATAGATCAGTGGACCAGGCAGgcccggcgacgcagcgcaaGCACGACACGGAACGCCGCAGATGGGCCGCTCACCTTGAGGCCAATGCCACGGTAGCTGAACGCTTGATTGCTGCAGTCGCTGAGAGGCAAGCAAATCCAGAAATCCGGTGCTTCGCGCTGAAACCACGGCGTCAGACCCGTCCCGGCTTCAGTCCTGGGTGCGGCTTCTCCAGATGTGCCGACACGCTGCTCTTGTGAGTCGATTCGCTGGAGCTCTGGAGTGCCACTGGCACCTTGATTCTCCGATTGCGATCTGTGTCTAATAGAATCAGAGTGATGGATCCAAGTTGCGCGGCGATGTTACCATAGACTGAAATGTCAAACACTGGATGGGCAACGAGTCCCTGGCTGCTGGTAATGGGTGCACAGGCCTGAGAGCGAACCGACAAGATCGCATAGGGCCCCCCAATGTAACAGCTCCTTTCGTGCAGCTTGCTGGATCGTATGTTCGCGGTTCCTCAGTGCCATGTTCATGATCCGGAGCGAAACAGTCGGCGTTGCAGCGGCAAGGCACCTTCAGCTCAGAAGAGTGTAGGTGCGAGCGGTGCCCGATCTGACAGTCCCAGGTGCCTATCCAAATCCCTGCCTGCGGCCACCGTTCAATTGCCCTCCTGCGCTATGATAGCATTCGCGCATCTTGCCCTAGAGAGTCTGAGGCGAAAGGGACAAGACGTACTGGATGTCTGAAGGGACGGGTTTTTACTACAGAGCACTGccaaccctaaaccctaaacttaAGCGCCTTGCGGCATGACGGGACGAAGGATCCGAGGATTCATGGTGGTTTTAACGGGGATTAATTTGTCATTTCCACTACCATGTCCACGTGCCCTGCAGGAAACTTGTAGGTGGAGATTCAAACAGCACATCCGTTCTCAACGGCGCTGGAAAACGCTGGCGTGGGCCTGTTTATTGTACGGCCACCGGCAGTTCCCCGGTCTTTGTTGCTGTCTCCGGTGGCTGATTTTCCTTTAAAACTCCACTGTAGCAAGCTGACGACGGAGCCAGGAATGAGCCTTACCATGACAACGTCTTCAGCTGCGATTCATTCTTCAGCGTTATCGTCTTGAACAGGAAATTCATGAGAATGACAACACCAAGGTGAGTGCTCCGAGACTtgcgaccgcgaggcgtccgcgcgggGTCTCACAGGTGCCCTCCGCAGACTCGAGAAGCAACTGGCACCGCACAACACTTATGAAACGACAGCGGCACCTCGTCAGCTACCAATCCGCAGCCAGCATTCTTCACGATCGCACCCGTGCTCGCGGCCATGGTTGCGGCCGCGTCAGCGCCCGACGCTACGCAGACGACCGCCAGGTCTGCACGAACTGTGTCACCGAGGAAGGAACGCCAGCACGGATAATACTGCTATATTGCGTGAGTGGCTGCTGACGTGCCGTATAACACGGAACATGCCATTAGCGACGAGCTAGCTTCCCTGTCCAGCTTCGGTTTTTCACGTGGAGGCAATCGCTCGTTTCAGCAATCCCTTCGCAGCCTGTTCTTGTGCGGCCCACCATATGTGCTCCTGGTCCTGGCCCACGCCCACGACAAGCGCCACGGTGACGTACCAGAACCCCGTTCCAAAAAGCGCGCCATGAGCAGAAAAGTAGTCGGCACGTGGGCTCTCGCCTGCAGTTCCTGCGGTGTCTTACTTGttttctgctgcgtctccatCCTGCAGGGGAACAGGCATATCATTAGCCTCCACATGGGTACTGGAGCCTGTCTCGAGAAATGCCCCAGGGCATGTGAACTTGAGGCGGCGAATTCACTTTTCATTCATAGGAGTTGCACAATGAGCACGCCAAATATGCGGGGCATTTGTGTCTGTGCACTGGTCCACTGGGGGGCGGCTTCACCTTAACAGCGAGTGGATGGCAAGCTAGGAAGAGCGAAGGGAACTGAGCACAAACCCAGCAACGTTCTGGTTCATCTTGATGGCAATTGGATCATTTTCTCCCTGTCGTATGGTCCCGTTAATCGGGTGCAGTCGTCGGGAGAACCTGCCTGCCGGTGTCTTCCGGatggagaggcgaggcgacggacgCTGGCCAAGCAGAGGCGGCACATGACGGGAGAGGCTCACGGGATAGCATTGCGTACGCGCGCTGCAAGCGGCTTTGGTATACGTGGGTCTCACATCTGCGTTACTCCATTCATGAGCCGCCTGACACCACTGGGAGTCCTCTCCCCAGGGAGAAGCGTACCCGAGTTTGCCTTGCAGAAGCTGACTATCGCTTGCTGATTGACGAAAGAGGCGCCGAATGATGCCCAGGACTGCAAGTCGAACTGCCGCGCGTGCGAATTGTGCTTctcgggcgaggcgcagctgatACCGTTCCAGAGCGAATCGCAATCGCCCGCCACCGAGACCCCGTGGACCACTGACTGGCGCGTGATCCCACGAAAAAAAAATAGCGTCTCTGTAAACGAAGTGATCCACAGGAATAAGTTTCAATCTATGGTTTCATGCCGTCATGGTCCGATTGTGTTATGGTCAATTTGTGATCTCAAGATGGCACCCCTGTAGGTGTTTGTAGATAAGGTGAAACGTGGATGCCAACCTGCTGAAGCTGTGCCGTCTCTTTAAGCACTTGGTTCCATTCTACTGTTGACGCACCGTGCACATTAACTGTTTGTGTCTGCGACAGTTCATGAAACCCATACGTGGGACGGAGGACGAAGTGCTTTTTATGACAGCACATTACTCGAGCTGTATGCCCTCGTTCCAGGCTGGTGGAAGGGCGGGTAGGACCAAGACCCTAATGGGGCCAGCCATGAGGCCGACATAGAATAGTCCTCTCGTCCAGCCCGCAAGAAGAACGCcccgcgaagcagacggTACATGTTAGAGGTTTCGGACACTGCATCTCTTGCGGTGGCACCCTGGCACACCAGCGCACGGAGGATACACACGCGTCTTCATAGCTGAGGCTATGGTTCAGGGCCAACCGCGGGTTTCATAGTCCTGACATTGCTCCGAAGATACTGATGAGTCAGAAGAAACCTGCCACGCGGGTGACAGGAATCGCTTTCGTAAGCGCCTCGAGTCAGAGGCGCCTCCAGATGGTGTAGCAACAAAATACGTTCTCCCAAACCACCGTAAAACGAATCGGCGCATGGAAGCTGACGAGCTAGAAGAGCAGACGCGCCCCTGATGGAAGGGACGTAACGATATGCGTCGCACACGCCAACGGAATTTCAGGCGCCGCCATGAGGATGCAGCGCCATGGCGCACAGAACATCGCACCAACCCTGCACAGACGAGAACAGGTCGTCAGTAGGATCTGCCCGATGGAATTCTATGCGCCACCCCATACACGTTCAGCTTCTAGCTCCCGTAAGGAAATCTCTCTCCCTACGTGCGTACATACACCCAGACGCTGCCAAACTCTACCCCGATGCGGATCTGACCAGAGCAAGGCAAACTTCCCGTTCTTTTCGTAAATAGTCGTGCTTCTCTTTCAGGGTTCTCAACTGACGCCAAATAAAAAAAGGAAGACACACCAACTGCCATTTGTGTCTATACAGACTTCTCAACGCAGAGCCAGCGTCACTTTTCAGCTCAAACAACCCATCAGAAAACCGAACGCACGCTGCAGGCAAGCGGTACACGCCCATAAGCGATTGTAACCTCTGCTTGTCGAGTCTCCCGCTCTCCGCGGGAATATCGACAGCGACACCAAAGTGTTCTTCGCTCCGACGCGATGCACCCAGTGCCGCCTTCTGACGCGAAGGGCAGACCCCAGACCACTGGTGATGTGTTCCACCGCTGCACTCGTTATGCTGACTACCGGCTTCTCTTCCGCCTGCCAGGCGGGGTCGTGCAGCTAAAGGCCGCAACTGGTAGCAGTCGGGAGCCAGGAAGAGGTACGCGATGGGTGCAGAGTTCTCGACCCCCAACACGCTGAAGGGACCTTCGACATAATTAGCCTGAACAACCAGATGGACATCAACAAGCGCCAAACAAGCAGTAGGTTCGTAGCGAGTAACGCAGGACGAGAAAGCCGCCGTCGAGCCTCTAGCCACGGGGGGGCTGCGTTGCCGTGGTCACAAAACAGCCGACGACAAAACAACTGAcgccgacagagagaggctcGTCCTGTGCATCTGGAGACATgacctgcgcgtctccttgaCCAGAATGCGCAGGCCTGGGAACAACGTAACGCCAGAACACCTCTGAAAATATGTCGTAGTCACAGCGTGGCTTCTGAATGCAGCAACTGTAAGGAAACTAGCCAACGACACCTTGAGAATTGCAGAAGGGGGAAGAGGAAGtgagggggaggggcggccgAAAACAACCTAACCGGAGGAGAGACTTACAGAGAAGTCAATTCCATCTTTCTCAAGCAGCTTCTCCACCTCTGCGGCAACCACCGGAGACGTGAAGGAGACGAGTGATTGCCGCCTGCCCCGTGCCGAAACATTGTCGGGTGACCGAATGGCGTCACCGAGGGCGTTCGCGGCTGGGGACGGCAGAGGCCACAAAGGCACGTCTGGGTAGTGGTGGACCACGAAGCTTCTGACAACCTGGAGGGAACGCCGTAGAAGATACAAGGCAGAACGGACTGACATTAAATGTGAAGAACAGACAGCGTTCTCTCACTGTTCTGTCAGACCTCCAGCGTCCCTGAACCGTTGCGCTTGGTGCACTCCGGTAAACCTCAAAGGCCACCTTCGCCTCCCTTTATTTCCTCAACTGCAGCCGCTACATATGAAGAAATGGCACATCGcgggggacgcgcgcgagcaaATCCACTCGTGGTGAACTTTTTGAAACGCACGCAGAAAATTCGTTATTGGTTACTTTCAGAAACTAGCGAGCGCTGCTGCTAATACTCAGCCAGAATGGCATTCGCACGAGACCGGGGGGGTGTGCTTCCGGAAGTCCTCCACTGTAGGCACCAGTTTTCGAAGGCAGTACTTACGAACTGTGGTAGAAACGGCAAGTACTGAATAGCTCGAgcagcgtcgtcttctcgcaCACCCTCCTTCTTTTGCACGCTGCACAGCGCACTAGCCAGTCGCTGACAAGCAACCCGTAGAAAGGCCCCGGCTCCCCAGGACGCGGGAGTaagagagcgccgcagctgcggcttgCTCTCTTCTCCAGAACCTGCCACCGAACACGAAGCAGAGTTGACTCGGTGAAGAGGTGAAGCCGAGCGCGAGACCGCGTTACTCAGTTTCGAGGCAGAGGATAGGATGCATTGAGGCGGCGGTGGATACAGTGAGATCTGAACACACCGGAAACAGACAGACACCTAGTGGAATGCTTGAGAAAACAGCGAATACTCCTGAAGAAACCCACGAAAAGAGGCCGCGGACCATACATCGCGCAGTCGGCCTTGGAGAGCGAGGGACGGGGTAAACGGACATACGGCGTGACGACACCAGGCTGACACCTTCGCGTCGCACGGCACTCAAATATTGGCTCAAACGAAACAAGAGAATCAGGAAAAAGAATGGTGACCTTGCTCTCTACTTTTGTAACCGAGAtcgggcgctggcgcaggaCCGTGAGAAGGCGCACGTTCCAGC
This genomic interval carries:
- a CDS encoding KRUF family protein (encoded by transcript BESB_026770), whose product is MRARAPVMACCICLRRRYTCPVDVCPMLAPAHTAPSETASGDCIGGTSATSSTQNPGIPPSAPRALGQASDTDSTVGELKADLASGGSAPAYSALAKFVDVRGFGTMPLDMLAYHLSKRQAVEIRREWESEYRYVVLYVGRAMVNRRQLLSQSHLEEAATNARKGFDIKQAQGCNVP